A section of the Solitalea canadensis DSM 3403 genome encodes:
- a CDS encoding ferritin-like domain-containing protein: protein MELTNFSEVATALNDLIIINKDRIAGYEKAEKLTKNEELKTLFQRLAEDSTKNIHELSDQLIKINNKPVDSSSLPGKFYRSWMNVKALFSGNDDHSILSDCEFGETIALENYKKVEQNILFTMGTTINMLIEQQKSRITDGHDLVKRLRNALRTP, encoded by the coding sequence ATGGAATTAACAAATTTTTCAGAAGTTGCTACTGCTTTAAATGATTTAATAATAATAAATAAAGACCGTATTGCGGGGTATGAAAAAGCCGAAAAACTAACTAAAAATGAAGAATTAAAAACACTCTTTCAGCGACTGGCAGAAGACAGTACCAAAAACATTCATGAACTTTCTGATCAGCTTATTAAAATTAACAATAAGCCGGTAGACAGTTCAAGTTTGCCAGGGAAGTTTTACCGTTCATGGATGAATGTAAAAGCGCTCTTCTCCGGTAATGATGATCATTCTATTCTGAGCGATTGTGAATTTGGAGAAACTATAGCGCTCGAAAATTACAAGAAAGTGGAACAGAATATTCTCTTTACAATGGGAACAACAATAAATATGCTAATAGAACAGCAAAAAAGTAGGATTACCGATGGACATGATCTTGTCAAGCGATTAAGAAACGCCCTCCGAACTCCTTAA
- a CDS encoding response regulator, giving the protein MQPISSCFLIDDDLDDQEIFKLAISDIEYPIVCMFARDGAEALQKLESLTKLPSIVFLDINMPRMNGKIFLKLFKDDPRFMHIPVIIYSTYFNKRIEQEMIELGADGYIEKPPSVKDLTQKLQKIFIRMLPIHY; this is encoded by the coding sequence ATGCAACCAATATCAAGTTGTTTTTTAATAGATGATGATCTGGATGATCAGGAGATATTTAAGTTAGCGATTAGTGATATTGAGTATCCTATTGTGTGCATGTTCGCACGAGATGGGGCAGAAGCTTTACAAAAACTGGAGTCATTAACTAAACTACCATCCATTGTATTTCTTGATATCAATATGCCCCGTATGAATGGAAAAATATTCCTGAAATTGTTTAAAGATGATCCTCGCTTTATGCATATTCCGGTAATCATCTATTCTACCTATTTTAACAAACGTATTGAGCAGGAAATGATAGAATTAGGGGCTGATGGTTATATTGAAAAACCTCCGTCTGTTAAAGATCTTACTCAAAAGCTGCAGAAAATATTTATCCGGATGCTACCTATTCATTATTAA
- a CDS encoding ATP-binding protein yields MYFLSGNDKMSRLIREKNWDEVGLGEPKSWPQQLKTACSIMLNSRFPMIIWWGKELLFLYNDAYISTLGIKHPEVLGKPGKMVWSEIWEEIGPLLIGVQQTGVATWSENQRLFLERSGYPEETYHTFSYSPIYNETGQVAGVFTAVQETTASVLTERQLSFLKDFSQEITDNTSTDEMFNNALEVIRNNPLDFPFAALYSQVGNEIKYVEGTHNLSSLSFDEIISLDTYQKDKEIEIHHLPASIITKLTSVIGEKPSSSIILFIFNNPTTSDKILITIGLSLYRKLDELYFNLFEQMADLIKINLIKINEFEAERKKTEALTEIDRSKTTFFTNISHEFRTPLTLILGQVENLLNDSLSDSKQVKDQLSSVHRNSIRLLKLVNTLLDFSRIEARRTTVHYSPIKLCLFTKELSSSFRSIIESAGLSYHVNCADLEEEVYVDPEMWEKIVLNLLSNAFKYTLKGSISIELSKEEPYAVLRVKDTGIGIESAEIGDIFKRFYKNTNSQGRSVEGTGIGLSLVHELVTIMHGTIAVESTFGKGSTFIVSIPLGMEHIPKKQLQSPSKSKYSASSQMYLKEAISLTESKKTDQKLGKNNEGRILVIDDNADMRNYITNLLLPYYEVSVAINGKDALQKISKNLPDIILSDVMMPVMNGVELLHQLKNNPATASVPFILLTARAGEESKIEGYEMGADDYLIKPFSAQELIARIKSQLRITRYRSHIFEQQRNLFIQAPIAIAIVKGKDHRFELMNERMQEMFQKKEAEVLNKPAFNIFPEAASQGFMEFMNKAYQTGERVILHEVPLLQNQKGKQVLFYLKVIYEPLREEDGSISGLMAMADDITELVLSRKRIEDSEKHYRELISESPMAIAILSGPEMEVEFANKTILKTWNKHDHKKFFPILTQLFRKNFSKELDYVFTTGNHYYGHEIKLRLKTEYEIKDVYYNLVFQPNRNIDEKIIGVVILANEVTPEALIKENIIKSEKELQQLSNAMPQLVWIANQQGDIYYYNNRIEEYNHTEKSAHYKWETIVHQEDIEFTRQRWNNAMNNKIPYEAEHRLRMADGSYKWHLSRAFPQLNENNEVIKWYGTATNIDALKRSEVKLKEAEQKLKNAAIELEKRIEDRTVALTQSNLMLKRINYELEQFAYITSHDLQEPLRKIRVFSNLILDNEQLSEPTKKYLQKIDVSANRMSDLIKAILNYSQLERPEESFTLVDLNQLLSATLENLEVLIQEKKAVIKSAIIPPIKADPLQMQQLFMNIIENGLKFSNPPTHINIKSTIVDGKSLSMGNEDLLHQRYLKLDFEDNGIGFEQKFAPLIFTIFQRLHPLDYKGTGIGLAICKKIVDNHHGFIKVSSVVNQGTVITIFLPLFNNE; encoded by the coding sequence ATGTATTTTCTTTCCGGCAATGATAAAATGAGTCGTTTAATTCGGGAGAAAAACTGGGATGAAGTTGGATTAGGAGAACCTAAATCCTGGCCCCAGCAATTAAAAACGGCTTGTAGCATTATGTTAAACTCCCGTTTTCCCATGATTATCTGGTGGGGAAAAGAGTTGTTGTTTCTGTACAATGATGCATATATAAGCACGCTGGGTATAAAACATCCGGAGGTATTGGGTAAACCCGGTAAAATGGTTTGGAGTGAAATCTGGGAAGAAATTGGCCCCCTATTAATCGGTGTACAGCAGACTGGAGTTGCAACCTGGTCAGAAAATCAGCGCTTATTTTTAGAAAGAAGTGGTTATCCGGAAGAAACTTACCATACCTTTTCCTATAGTCCGATTTATAATGAAACCGGACAAGTTGCAGGAGTTTTTACTGCGGTTCAGGAAACTACGGCTAGTGTATTAACAGAGCGACAGTTAAGCTTTCTGAAAGATTTCAGTCAGGAAATTACTGATAACACTTCTACAGATGAAATGTTTAATAACGCGTTGGAAGTCATCAGAAACAACCCGCTTGACTTTCCCTTTGCAGCATTATATAGTCAGGTGGGCAACGAAATAAAGTATGTAGAAGGAACTCATAACCTTTCATCTCTATCTTTTGACGAAATTATCTCCTTAGACACCTATCAAAAGGATAAAGAAATTGAAATCCATCATTTACCAGCATCAATTATCACAAAACTTACATCCGTTATTGGGGAGAAACCTTCTTCCTCTATTATTCTGTTTATCTTTAATAATCCGACAACAAGTGATAAGATTTTAATTACTATAGGTTTAAGCCTTTATAGGAAATTGGACGAATTATATTTCAACCTATTTGAGCAGATGGCAGATCTTATTAAAATTAATCTAATAAAGATTAACGAATTTGAAGCTGAAAGAAAAAAAACAGAAGCACTCACCGAAATCGATAGATCAAAAACAACTTTTTTTACCAATATCAGCCATGAGTTCAGAACCCCATTAACACTTATTTTGGGGCAGGTTGAAAACCTGCTGAATGATAGTTTAAGTGATTCTAAGCAGGTTAAAGACCAGCTTTCATCTGTTCATCGTAACAGTATACGATTACTAAAATTGGTGAATACTCTTTTAGACTTCAGTCGCATTGAAGCCAGAAGGACTACCGTTCACTACTCACCTATCAAATTATGTTTATTTACGAAGGAATTAAGCAGCAGTTTTCGTTCAATAATAGAAAGCGCCGGCTTATCCTATCATGTAAATTGTGCAGATCTGGAAGAAGAAGTATACGTTGACCCAGAAATGTGGGAAAAAATTGTGCTTAACCTTCTATCAAATGCTTTTAAATACACTCTTAAAGGTTCTATTAGTATAGAACTTTCAAAAGAAGAACCGTATGCCGTTCTAAGGGTAAAAGATACCGGCATCGGAATTGAATCAGCTGAAATCGGTGATATATTTAAGCGATTCTATAAGAACACCAACTCACAAGGAAGGAGTGTTGAAGGTACAGGCATTGGTCTATCGTTGGTTCATGAATTGGTAACAATTATGCACGGAACTATTGCTGTTGAGAGTACCTTCGGTAAAGGTTCGACCTTTATCGTCAGTATTCCTTTAGGCATGGAACATATTCCTAAAAAACAATTACAATCGCCTTCAAAAAGTAAGTATTCAGCCAGCTCACAGATGTATCTTAAAGAAGCGATTAGTTTGACCGAAAGTAAAAAAACAGACCAAAAACTTGGTAAAAATAACGAAGGTCGGATACTGGTTATTGACGACAATGCCGATATGCGCAATTATATAACTAATCTGCTTTTACCCTATTATGAAGTTTCCGTTGCTATTAATGGTAAAGATGCACTACAGAAAATTAGCAAGAATCTTCCTGATATTATCCTAAGTGATGTGATGATGCCGGTAATGAATGGAGTGGAACTCCTGCATCAATTAAAAAATAATCCGGCTACAGCTTCAGTGCCATTTATTTTATTAACTGCCAGAGCCGGTGAAGAGTCTAAGATTGAAGGGTATGAAATGGGAGCTGATGATTACCTGATTAAGCCTTTTTCTGCACAAGAATTGATAGCACGTATAAAGTCGCAGTTAAGAATTACCCGTTATCGTTCTCACATTTTTGAACAACAACGCAACTTGTTTATTCAGGCTCCTATCGCTATAGCCATTGTAAAAGGCAAGGATCATCGTTTTGAATTAATGAATGAGCGAATGCAGGAAATGTTTCAGAAAAAAGAAGCTGAAGTACTTAACAAACCTGCTTTTAATATCTTCCCCGAAGCAGCAAGCCAGGGCTTTATGGAGTTCATGAATAAAGCTTATCAAACTGGTGAACGGGTAATTCTGCATGAAGTACCCCTGCTACAAAATCAGAAGGGCAAGCAAGTTCTATTCTACCTGAAAGTCATTTATGAACCTTTACGCGAAGAAGACGGTAGTATTTCTGGTCTTATGGCTATGGCAGATGATATTACAGAGTTAGTATTGTCGCGCAAAAGAATTGAAGATAGTGAAAAGCATTACAGGGAGCTTATTTCTGAATCTCCAATGGCTATTGCCATTTTATCAGGCCCTGAAATGGAAGTTGAATTTGCTAACAAAACGATTTTGAAGACTTGGAACAAGCATGACCACAAAAAATTCTTCCCTATTCTAACCCAACTGTTCAGAAAAAACTTTTCTAAAGAACTTGACTATGTTTTTACTACAGGCAATCATTATTACGGACACGAAATAAAATTAAGACTCAAAACTGAATATGAAATAAAAGATGTTTATTACAATCTGGTCTTTCAACCAAACCGCAATATTGATGAAAAAATAATAGGCGTAGTAATTCTAGCCAATGAGGTAACTCCTGAGGCATTAATAAAAGAGAATATCATAAAAAGTGAAAAAGAACTTCAACAGCTTTCAAACGCAATGCCTCAGTTGGTTTGGATTGCTAATCAGCAAGGTGATATTTATTATTATAACAATAGGATTGAGGAATATAACCATACCGAAAAATCAGCACATTATAAATGGGAAACTATAGTTCACCAGGAGGATATTGAATTTACCAGGCAGAGGTGGAATAATGCGATGAACAATAAAATACCTTATGAAGCGGAACATCGCCTGAGGATGGCTGACGGGTCGTATAAGTGGCATTTAAGCAGGGCTTTCCCTCAATTAAATGAAAATAACGAAGTGATAAAATGGTACGGAACAGCCACAAATATAGATGCTTTAAAGAGATCGGAAGTTAAACTAAAAGAGGCCGAACAAAAGCTAAAAAATGCCGCAATAGAATTGGAAAAACGAATTGAAGATCGTACCGTAGCACTTACACAAAGCAACTTAATGCTTAAACGGATAAATTATGAGTTGGAACAATTTGCCTATATCACTTCGCATGATTTACAAGAACCTTTGCGTAAAATCAGGGTTTTTTCAAACCTGATTTTGGACAATGAACAGCTTTCAGAACCAACCAAAAAGTACCTGCAAAAAATAGATGTTTCTGCAAATAGAATGTCTGATCTAATTAAAGCAATCCTTAATTATTCGCAACTGGAGAGACCCGAAGAGAGTTTTACACTTGTCGACTTGAATCAGCTACTTTCTGCAACTCTTGAAAATCTGGAAGTTTTGATTCAAGAAAAAAAAGCAGTTATTAAATCAGCTATCATACCTCCTATTAAGGCTGATCCGCTTCAGATGCAACAACTGTTTATGAATATTATTGAAAATGGACTTAAATTTTCAAACCCTCCAACGCATATCAACATAAAATCAACGATAGTTGATGGTAAGAGCCTTTCCATGGGAAATGAAGACTTACTACACCAACGTTATCTTAAACTTGATTTTGAAGATAATGGTATCGGTTTCGAACAAAAATTTGCACCACTGATCTTTACCATTTTTCAGCGTTTGCACCCGTTGGATTATAAAGGCACAGGCATAGGGTTAGCAATCTGCAAAAAAATTGTAGATAATCACCATGGATTTATTAAAGTTAGTAGTGTGGTAAACCAAGGTACTGTGATTACCATTTTTTTACCATTATTTAATAATGAATAG
- a CDS encoding GntR family transcriptional regulator — protein sequence MHKIPLLDHDSKIPLNKQAEDALRSLIQHPDFSNGALFPKETDLAQRWSISRNTLRQAINNLVKEGLLERKKRLGTRVTKQKIATNLNNWMSFTHEMESMGLSFKNLLLITEMKPVTDEVAQSLQIQTETEVICLKRVRSTDENPMVYFESYFHPRIGISENENFEKPLYELLDEKYNVIPVYSQEEIKAIAASDKIAEILKIKEGEPLLERKRLVLDAGRKPIEYNVCYYRSDWFTYSIEIKRSI from the coding sequence ATGCACAAAATACCTTTACTTGATCACGATAGTAAAATACCGTTGAATAAACAGGCTGAAGATGCGTTGAGATCGCTTATCCAGCATCCTGACTTTAGTAATGGCGCTTTATTTCCAAAGGAAACAGACCTTGCTCAGCGTTGGAGCATTTCAAGAAATACATTAAGGCAAGCGATCAACAACCTCGTAAAGGAAGGGCTGCTTGAAAGAAAGAAAAGATTAGGCACAAGGGTAACCAAGCAAAAGATTGCCACAAACCTCAATAATTGGATGAGTTTTACGCATGAAATGGAAAGCATGGGGCTGTCTTTTAAAAATCTGTTGCTAATAACTGAAATGAAGCCGGTAACGGATGAAGTAGCTCAGAGCCTTCAGATTCAAACAGAAACAGAAGTGATTTGCTTAAAGCGGGTTCGCAGTACAGATGAAAATCCTATGGTGTATTTCGAATCCTACTTTCATCCACGTATAGGGATTTCGGAGAATGAAAACTTTGAAAAGCCTTTGTACGAGTTATTGGATGAGAAGTACAACGTAATACCGGTTTATTCTCAGGAAGAAATTAAAGCCATTGCAGCTAGTGATAAAATTGCTGAGATACTTAAAATAAAAGAAGGCGAGCCATTATTGGAAAGAAAAAGGTTAGTTCTTGATGCCGGAAGGAAACCTATTGAGTATAACGTGTGCTATTACCGAAGTGACTGGTTTACCTATAGCATAGAAATCAAACGTTCAATTTAA
- a CDS encoding ROK family protein — protein MGTRKSIGVDVGGSHVSASIIDLQTPGTPQIKRATINAFDEASSILQTIGNTINQTFVEIDEETIDSVGIAFPGPFDYQKGVSNIAFVGGKFESTFGIHVQQALKSSIALSNVPFYFANDAHCFAVGAHHHLQLSCKRSVFLTLGTGFGSAFMEEDCLIHNHVALPAIGAFYNEPFLDAIADDYFSTRWFLKEFTNRTGQEIRSVKELAEAKNQVSASMFNDFGANLGAFLFPWLKEFECEVLVIGGNISNANALFNETLRSELQQLKHLDIIYCNHTEESILTGAALIAEKKCIEEKLTHSINHQELSMDFIPTVRKTTQPILPLTKSSPSHQSYNIFPTFSTQHTVQTGYDSLVQSLLAEKTVIIDGFGGILWDSFRMNMQQCFNGYGKKVLWYDIDSSLKTPDEINEMIAGNLNGDDPIFGKKYLGSLIDFFDQKKLSLLTPDQHADLCIVYGTGAALSNWEGPLVYLDVPKNEIQYRMRAQSITNLGSKEILENSQTYKRFYFVDWPVLNKHKHQLLSKVDYIVDEQRINEVTWMRGDDFRSTLDEMFQQPFRAKPWFEAGVWGGNWMKEKIEGLPQEEINYAWSFELITPENGIVLEGDNHLLEVSFDFLLYHNNQKLLGKAANRFGTEFPIRFDFLDTYDGGNLSIQCHPRTQYIRENFGENFTQDETYYILDGEPDAKVYLGFQDDINPDRLKQALFDAQLNGVELPVEKYVQKLDAHKHDLFLIPNGTIHASGKNNLVLEISSTPYIFTFKMYDWLRLDLNGNPRPINIEHAFNNLHFEYKGDYVASNLISHPKVVKEWPDGRMVKLPTHSEHFYAIDRYEFGNETIINTDGQCHCCMLVEGEEIEVIVAGKTTVFNYAETFVIPAFVKEYTVRYQKNGKAYLVVAYVKNECCTSN, from the coding sequence ATGGGAACTAGAAAATCTATCGGAGTTGATGTCGGCGGAAGTCATGTGTCAGCAAGTATTATTGATCTGCAAACTCCTGGTACGCCTCAGATAAAGAGAGCTACCATCAATGCGTTCGACGAGGCCAGTTCTATTTTACAAACCATTGGCAATACGATCAATCAAACCTTTGTTGAAATCGATGAAGAAACAATTGATTCAGTTGGTATAGCTTTCCCGGGGCCATTTGATTATCAAAAGGGAGTAAGCAACATTGCATTTGTAGGAGGAAAGTTTGAGTCAACCTTTGGAATACATGTGCAACAAGCCTTAAAAAGTAGTATCGCCCTCTCCAATGTACCATTTTATTTCGCCAATGATGCCCATTGTTTTGCCGTTGGTGCCCATCATCATTTACAATTAAGCTGCAAAAGATCTGTATTCCTAACATTAGGGACAGGTTTTGGCTCTGCATTTATGGAAGAAGACTGCTTGATTCATAATCATGTTGCGCTTCCGGCAATTGGAGCTTTTTATAACGAGCCTTTTTTAGATGCCATTGCCGACGATTATTTCTCCACACGTTGGTTTCTTAAAGAGTTTACAAATAGAACCGGACAAGAAATTCGGAGTGTAAAGGAATTAGCCGAAGCTAAGAATCAGGTTTCAGCGTCCATGTTTAATGACTTTGGTGCTAACCTGGGCGCTTTCTTATTTCCTTGGTTGAAAGAGTTCGAATGTGAAGTTCTTGTAATTGGCGGAAATATAAGTAATGCAAACGCTTTGTTTAATGAAACATTAAGATCCGAATTGCAGCAGCTTAAGCATTTGGATATTATTTATTGCAATCATACCGAAGAGAGCATTCTGACGGGTGCTGCACTTATAGCTGAAAAAAAGTGCATTGAAGAAAAATTAACTCATTCTATAAATCATCAAGAATTATCAATGGATTTCATTCCAACAGTACGAAAAACCACACAACCTATACTACCACTAACCAAATCTTCTCCATCTCATCAATCCTATAACATCTTTCCAACTTTTAGCACGCAACATACAGTCCAAACTGGTTATGATTCATTGGTGCAAAGTTTATTAGCCGAAAAGACGGTTATTATTGATGGTTTTGGTGGCATATTATGGGATTCATTCCGAATGAACATGCAGCAGTGTTTTAATGGCTATGGCAAAAAAGTATTATGGTATGATATTGATTCCAGCCTTAAAACTCCTGACGAAATAAACGAGATGATTGCCGGTAACTTAAATGGCGATGATCCGATATTTGGAAAAAAATATTTGGGCAGCTTGATTGATTTTTTTGATCAGAAAAAGCTAAGTCTGTTAACACCGGATCAACATGCAGATCTGTGTATTGTTTATGGAACAGGTGCTGCGTTAAGTAATTGGGAAGGTCCACTTGTTTATCTTGATGTTCCTAAAAATGAAATCCAGTATCGAATGCGTGCTCAAAGTATTACCAATCTTGGTTCAAAAGAAATACTTGAGAATTCGCAGACGTACAAGCGGTTCTATTTTGTCGACTGGCCCGTATTAAACAAACACAAGCACCAACTACTTTCTAAAGTTGATTATATAGTTGATGAGCAACGAATAAACGAAGTTACCTGGATGAGGGGTGATGACTTTAGGAGCACATTGGATGAAATGTTTCAACAACCTTTCAGGGCAAAACCTTGGTTTGAAGCAGGTGTGTGGGGTGGAAATTGGATGAAAGAAAAAATTGAAGGACTACCGCAGGAAGAAATAAATTACGCCTGGTCTTTTGAATTAATTACACCCGAAAATGGAATTGTGTTGGAAGGGGACAATCACTTGCTGGAGGTTTCTTTCGATTTCCTGTTATACCATAATAACCAAAAATTATTAGGAAAAGCCGCTAACCGATTTGGAACCGAATTTCCCATTCGTTTTGATTTTCTTGATACCTATGACGGCGGCAATCTTTCCATTCAGTGTCACCCCAGAACCCAATACATCCGCGAAAATTTTGGAGAGAATTTCACGCAAGATGAGACTTATTACATTTTGGATGGTGAGCCCGACGCCAAAGTTTATTTAGGTTTTCAGGATGATATTAACCCGGATCGTCTTAAACAAGCATTATTTGATGCTCAGCTTAATGGAGTTGAGTTGCCTGTAGAAAAGTATGTACAAAAGTTAGATGCACATAAACATGACTTATTCCTTATTCCTAACGGAACTATACATGCTTCTGGTAAAAACAATTTAGTGCTAGAGATTAGCAGCACACCGTACATTTTTACCTTTAAAATGTATGATTGGCTTCGGTTAGACCTTAATGGTAATCCACGTCCCATCAATATTGAACACGCATTTAACAATTTACACTTTGAATATAAGGGAGATTATGTGGCCTCCAACCTGATTTCTCACCCTAAAGTTGTAAAAGAATGGCCAGATGGAAGAATGGTTAAACTACCTACTCACTCCGAACATTTCTATGCCATTGACCGATATGAATTTGGTAATGAAACGATCATCAATACAGACGGGCAATGCCATTGTTGCATGCTGGTGGAAGGAGAAGAAATTGAAGTAATTGTAGCTGGAAAAACCACTGTTTTCAACTATGCTGAAACGTTTGTAATCCCTGCCTTTGTAAAAGAATATACCGTTCGGTATCAGAAGAATGGTAAAGCTTACTTGGTGGTCGCTTATGTAAAAAACGAATGTTGTACAAGTAATTAA
- a CDS encoding sugar porter family MFS transporter: MQKNSTLNTRFLILITLTATLGGFLFGFDTAVISGTIVFVKQQYNMDALMEGWYVSSALLGSIAGVAISGKMGDRLGRKKVMLLSAFLFGISAIGCALAPSAFWLIVFRLLGGLGIGVASVICPMYIAELAPSNVRGKLVTYYQLAITIGILAAYFSNAMILSVAHNNEVIVTGWLQLIFHQEFWRGMFAAGIIPALLFLFMIVFVPESPRWLAMKQKTAEAQQILTKIFGSSQANTELTGILNSVENAGNAKNIWTAFTGYLKKPIIIGILLAALSQFSGINAIIYYGPSILEKAGFKLSEALGGQVTIGVVNMLFTFVAIYFIDKKGRKPLLLWGIGGAVISLLLAALLFALNTTSFLVLIPIILFIACFAFSFGPVTWVVISEIFPTNVRGGAVAISTMSLWVANWVVGQFFPVMLQSTGASITFLVFALFSAYAFVLSWKKIPETKGKTLEEIEHFWQNETHQAASLEKS, from the coding sequence ATGCAAAAAAACTCAACCTTAAACACACGCTTTCTTATCTTAATCACACTTACAGCAACGCTGGGCGGTTTTTTATTCGGTTTTGATACTGCTGTTATTTCAGGAACCATCGTCTTTGTTAAGCAGCAATACAATATGGATGCTTTAATGGAGGGATGGTATGTAAGTTCCGCTTTATTAGGTTCCATTGCCGGAGTTGCTATCAGTGGCAAAATGGGTGATCGACTGGGCCGTAAAAAGGTAATGCTTTTATCGGCATTTCTATTCGGTATTTCGGCTATTGGTTGCGCATTGGCTCCAAGTGCATTTTGGTTAATCGTTTTCAGATTATTAGGTGGTTTAGGGATTGGAGTGGCATCTGTTATTTGTCCAATGTATATCGCAGAATTGGCCCCTTCAAATGTTAGGGGTAAGCTGGTAACCTATTATCAATTGGCAATTACGATAGGAATTCTTGCTGCATACTTTTCTAATGCGATGATTCTATCTGTTGCACATAATAATGAAGTGATAGTTACGGGTTGGCTGCAATTAATTTTCCATCAGGAGTTTTGGAGAGGCATGTTTGCAGCCGGGATTATACCTGCGCTTCTTTTTCTGTTTATGATCGTATTTGTGCCGGAAAGCCCCAGATGGCTGGCTATGAAACAAAAAACAGCAGAAGCGCAACAGATTTTAACAAAAATCTTTGGCTCATCACAAGCTAATACAGAACTGACCGGGATTCTAAATTCAGTTGAAAATGCCGGTAATGCAAAAAACATATGGACTGCCTTTACTGGATACCTAAAGAAACCCATCATCATTGGTATACTGTTGGCAGCATTGTCGCAGTTTAGTGGTATCAACGCAATTATTTATTACGGTCCTTCCATTTTAGAAAAGGCGGGTTTTAAACTCAGTGAGGCCTTGGGCGGACAGGTAACCATTGGCGTTGTGAATATGTTGTTCACTTTTGTCGCTATCTATTTCATTGATAAAAAGGGTAGAAAGCCACTGTTGTTATGGGGAATAGGAGGGGCTGTTATATCACTGTTGCTAGCCGCGCTGTTATTTGCTTTAAACACAACAAGCTTTTTGGTATTAATACCTATCATCCTGTTCATTGCCTGCTTTGCCTTTTCTTTTGGCCCGGTTACCTGGGTGGTTATTAGCGAAATTTTTCCGACCAATGTTAGGGGCGGGGCCGTGGCTATTTCTACTATGAGCTTATGGGTTGCTAATTGGGTGGTAGGCCAATTCTTTCCGGTAATGTTACAAAGCACCGGAGCTTCCATTACCTTCCTTGTTTTCGCCTTATTTAGTGCTTATGCATTTGTGCTGTCTTGGAAAAAAATTCCTGAAACAAAAGGAAAGACATTGGAAGAAATTGAACATTTCTGGCAGAACGAAACCCATCAGGCAGCGTCGTTAGAGAAAAGTTAA